One Nocardia sp. BMG111209 DNA segment encodes these proteins:
- a CDS encoding NAD(P)/FAD-dependent oxidoreductase, producing the protein MSIETAGGGRHRVVVIGSGFGGLFAARHLRRTDVDVALISKTSTHLFQPLLYQVATGILSTGEIAPATRLVVRKYANTRVLLGDVHDIDLVNRTVTSRLLNQDTVTTFDSLIVATGAQQSYFGNDQFATYAPGMKTIDDALELRARILGSFEEAELAPTQEERDRFTTFVVVGAGPTGVELAGQISELANRTLAGAFRAIDTRQSRVVLVEGANAVLAPMGPKLGGKAHAQLEKMGVEVQLNSMVTGVDARGVTIKDSQTGDIRRIEAACKVWSAGVQASPLGRMLAERSKGTEIDRAGRVVVEPDLTIKGYPNVFVVGDLMAVPGVPGMAQGAIQGATYAAQQITAELKGKQTPADRKPFHYLNKGSMATISRFNAVCQIGKLEFGGFLAWLAWLALHLYYLIGYRSRVVTVFQWFVSFSGRNRGQMAATEQWVFARLALEALNGNDEDARDVRTEIGTDRKESAG; encoded by the coding sequence ATGAGTATCGAAACCGCCGGTGGCGGGCGCCACCGGGTCGTGGTCATCGGATCGGGGTTCGGCGGTCTGTTCGCCGCCCGGCATCTGCGCCGCACCGACGTGGACGTGGCGCTGATCTCCAAGACCTCCACCCACCTGTTCCAGCCGCTGCTGTACCAGGTCGCCACCGGCATCCTGTCCACCGGCGAGATCGCGCCCGCCACCCGCCTGGTGGTGCGCAAATACGCCAACACCCGGGTGTTGCTCGGCGATGTGCACGACATCGACCTGGTCAACCGCACGGTCACCTCCCGGCTGCTGAACCAGGACACCGTCACCACCTTCGACAGCCTCATCGTCGCCACCGGGGCCCAGCAGTCGTATTTCGGCAACGACCAGTTCGCCACCTACGCGCCGGGCATGAAGACCATCGACGACGCCCTGGAACTGCGCGCCCGCATCCTCGGCTCGTTCGAGGAGGCCGAACTGGCCCCCACCCAGGAGGAGCGGGACCGGTTCACCACCTTCGTGGTGGTCGGCGCGGGCCCCACGGGCGTCGAGCTCGCCGGGCAGATCTCCGAACTGGCCAATCGCACCCTGGCCGGGGCGTTCCGGGCGATCGACACTCGGCAGTCCCGGGTGGTGCTGGTCGAGGGCGCCAACGCGGTCCTCGCCCCGATGGGCCCCAAACTCGGCGGCAAGGCGCACGCGCAGCTCGAGAAGATGGGCGTCGAGGTCCAGCTGAATTCGATGGTCACCGGTGTCGACGCGCGCGGCGTCACCATCAAGGACAGTCAGACCGGCGACATCCGGCGCATCGAGGCCGCGTGCAAGGTGTGGTCGGCGGGTGTGCAGGCCAGCCCGCTGGGCCGGATGCTCGCCGAGCGGTCCAAGGGCACCGAGATCGATCGCGCGGGCCGCGTGGTCGTGGAACCCGATCTGACGATCAAGGGATATCCGAACGTCTTCGTCGTCGGCGATCTCATGGCCGTCCCCGGGGTGCCGGGCATGGCCCAGGGCGCGATCCAGGGCGCCACCTACGCCGCCCAGCAGATCACCGCGGAGCTGAAGGGTAAGCAGACCCCGGCCGACCGGAAGCCGTTCCACTATCTCAACAAGGGCAGTATGGCGACCATCTCCCGGTTCAACGCCGTCTGCCAGATCGGCAAACTGGAGTTCGGCGGGTTCCTCGCCTGGCTGGCCTGGCTGGCACTGCACCTGTATTACCTCATCGGCTACCGCAGCCGGGTGGTCACCGTGTTCCAATGGTTCGTCTCGTTCTCCGGACGTAATCGCGGGCAGATGGCCGCCACCGAGCAATGGGTTTTCGCCCGGCTCGCCCTCGAGGCGCTCAACGGAAATGACGAGGACGCGCGGGACGTCCGTACGGAAATCGGCACGGACAGAAAAGAATCCGCCGGCTGA